The following proteins are co-located in the Chryseobacterium daecheongense genome:
- a CDS encoding FkbM family methyltransferase, whose protein sequence is MSGNLKTFFTIIVNSKRYSSQFRKNDLNFNNNETFVYNFKKNKKEFSLYLRTFKGDIDIFYEIFWKETYTDHLKLLNKSPEIIVDLGAHIGMTSIYLSLKYPNAKIYAVEASRDNFELLKVNTQSFKNIICLHAAAHFEDGALHFGGDELSYNQKISETGILTDALSIVSIMKNNGIQNIDLLKIDIEGAEAELLSKNNSWLQNVENIVIETHPPYDSITLNKDLSPYQFTIKSQSKDVFFACKPVGL, encoded by the coding sequence ATGAGCGGTAATCTGAAGACCTTTTTTACAATTATTGTTAATTCAAAAAGGTACAGTTCCCAATTCAGAAAGAACGATCTCAATTTTAATAACAATGAGACCTTTGTATATAATTTTAAGAAGAATAAAAAAGAATTCAGCCTGTATTTGAGGACCTTTAAAGGTGATATTGATATTTTCTACGAAATATTCTGGAAAGAAACCTATACCGATCATCTTAAATTGTTAAACAAAAGCCCTGAGATTATAGTTGATCTCGGTGCTCACATCGGAATGACCTCCATTTACCTGTCTCTGAAATATCCTAACGCCAAAATTTATGCAGTGGAAGCTTCCCGCGATAATTTTGAACTGCTAAAAGTCAATACGCAGTCATTTAAGAATATTATTTGTTTACATGCAGCAGCCCATTTTGAAGATGGTGCTTTACACTTCGGTGGAGATGAACTTTCTTACAATCAAAAAATATCTGAAACTGGTATTCTTACGGACGCTTTATCTATTGTAAGCATCATGAAAAATAATGGTATCCAAAATATTGATCTTCTTAAAATCGATATTGAAGGAGCGGAAGCTGAACTACTCAGCAAGAATAATTCATGGCTTCAAAATGTAGAGAATATAGTAATTGAAACTCACCCGCCTTATGATTCCATTACGTTAAACAAAGATCTGAGTCCATATCAATTTACCATAAAAAGCCAGAGTAAAGATGTGTTTTTTGCATGCAAACCAGTCGGTTTATAA
- a CDS encoding inorganic pyrophosphatase produces the protein MIPNFKAHPWHGISAGEDAPNVVNVFVEIVPSDTIKYEVDKETGYLKVDRPQKFSNIIPALYGFVPRTYCHNEVMKLAVESGADDVTMGDHDPLDICVLSSHNIHSGGMLMEAIPIGGFKMIDGGEADDKIVAVMVGDHAFGHFRDIAELPEAEVRRLMHYFLTYKNLPDEPAKCRIQEVYGVEHARKVIKASQKDYAEKFGG, from the coding sequence ATGATTCCAAATTTTAAAGCACATCCGTGGCATGGAATTTCTGCAGGAGAAGATGCGCCAAATGTTGTAAATGTATTTGTGGAGATTGTTCCTTCAGATACGATTAAGTATGAAGTTGATAAGGAAACTGGATATTTAAAAGTAGACCGTCCTCAGAAATTTTCAAATATTATCCCTGCTTTGTATGGTTTTGTGCCAAGAACATATTGCCATAATGAAGTTATGAAGCTTGCTGTTGAAAGCGGTGCTGATGATGTAACAATGGGAGATCATGACCCATTGGATATTTGTGTATTAAGTTCACACAACATCCACTCAGGAGGAATGTTGATGGAAGCTATTCCAATCGGTGGTTTCAAAATGATTGATGGAGGTGAGGCAGATGATAAAATTGTTGCTGTAATGGTAGGTGATCATGCTTTCGGACATTTCAGGGATATCGCTGAATTACCGGAAGCCGAAGTAAGAAGATTGATGCATTACTTCTTAACATACAAAAACTTACCGGATGAGCCTGCAAAATGTAGAATCCAGGAAGTTTACGGAGTAGAGCATGCAAGAAAAGTAATAAAAGCATCACAAAAAGACTACGCAGAAAAATTCGGTGGCTAA